The stretch of DNA TGCGCTGGGCACCGCACGCCGGCTGCGTCGACCCGCTGACCGCGATCACCCGTGCCCGAGCGCTCGCTGCCGGCGCGCAACTGTCCCCAGCCTCAGTCACCGACGCCGCATTCTGGCAAGGAATGACCGAAGCCGTGCTGCGCTGTTACCTACACGCCGCCGCTCTCGACGACCGCAGCATGCGTGATGTGCTGACCTGGACCGCTCGTCCCGCCGACCCCACACCGGTGCGGATCCTTCGCACTCACCCCGACGCCGCGCCCGGTTGGGTGGAAGAGCTCACCGCGCAATCCGCGGCTGACCCCCGCCAACGTGACTCGGTTTGGGCCGGGGTCCGTCGCGCGGTCGATTCTCTCGCTGACCCTCGGGTGCTCGACGCCTGCTCCCCACCAGCAGGTGAGGCGCTAGACCTCACCGAGTTCATCCGCGACCGCGGGACTCTCTACCTGCTCGGTACCACCGGTGCGCAGCTCACCGTCGCGCCACTTGTGACGGCCCTCGTCGAAGCCCTCGTTGACACCGCCCGCACCCTCGCCGCCGCCACCCCGGGCGGACGGATCGACCCGCCGCTGACCGTGCTGCTCGACGAAGCCGCGAACATCGCGCCGATCCCATCCCTGCCGAACCTTCTCGCCGACGGCGGCGGATCCGGCATCACCACGATCTGCGTCCTGCAGTCACTCGCCCAGGCCCGCGCCCGTTGGGGACAAGCTGGCGCCGACGCCATGTGGGACGCTGCGACGACGAAGGTCATTCTCGGTGGTCTCGCCCATGCCGAGGACTTGCAGCGAATCAGCCAACTCGCCGGCGACATCGACGACCCGGTCCGCACCCGCACCCACGGCGCGGGCGGCGCCTCGACCTCGATCGCCCCCCGGAGACTGTCCGCACTGCCGATCGAGGTACTGCGCACCCTGCCCGAAGGCACGGCGATCGTGCTCGCCCGTCGCACGCCGCCAGTACACGCACGCCTCACGCCGTGGTGGGACGGCCCCCATGCTCACGTCATCGAAGCCGCACTTGCCGATCGATCCAACCGATGACCGACCTCGAGCGGCTCGCCGCCGACCTCGCCGAGCTTCGCGAGGATGTGGACTACCTCGCCTCAATCGTCGAACCGGGCCTAGTCGCGGCTCCTCCCAATAGCGCGCCGGCGCCGCCTCCGCTTCCCTCGGTCGAGGGAGGTGTCGAGGCTCAGGCCTCACGCGCCGGCATTGCCCATGTGTGGCACACGCTCGCGCCAGACGAAGCGGACCTCGCCTCAGCGGCGCTCGCCAAGTGGGTGGACTGGCTTTCCGCCCGCTACACCCTCGACGACACCATCCCCACCTGCTGGTATCGCCATGGCGCCATGGTCGACGAGCTCGACGCGTTGCGCGCCGCATGGACCGCCGCCTATCTAGACCCACACGCCCGTCCAATCGACGCCACATATTGGCTCGAGTCTCTCGACCGCGCGGTCATGCGGCTGCATATATGGGACCGCTACGGCTGCACCGCTGGCACCCACCAAGACGACACCACTGGTGCAACGCGCTCGGCGAGCGGCTCGAGGGCAAGTCACCTGAATACCGACATCGATACCCGTCTGCCGGCACGGCCTCTTTACGCCGTCACAAGCGATCCTCCCGTCGACCGATAGCAGCAAGCGCGAGGTGCGTGGACAGGTGCAGATGGCGTGGGGGAGTTCGTGGGGACACCGTCCTGCTGACCTGCCACTCGCAGGTGGCCGCATCGGCGGCGCCAGAAGGGCAGCGGTATGAGTGGTGGCCTTGACCCAGTCGTTGTTGATGCGCGCCGTGCCGCAGCGCAGGCGCCGAGGCTAGGGAGTGAGACGATGGCCGAGTTATCTCGTCTCTTTGGGGTCGAGCTTCGAGAGGCTAGCCCTCGGCACGCCAGACCAGCTCGACCGACCCCTCGACCCACTTCTTGGTCCCGCGTGGCACCGGGTGAACGACGACCGAATGCAGATAGCGCTTCACCACTTCGCGCTGCCAGTTGAGGTCGTTCTTGTCCCAGGCCGCGCGCAGATCTGCCGGCGCAGCATCAGCCGTCGTCTTGCTTGCCCGGACGGCGTCGCGCTCATGTCGTAGTTCCTTGATCCGCATGTCGATGGCTTCGAGTGATGCGAAGTAGCTCTCATCGGTGATGCCGCCGGCCTTCCACTTGTCGATGAGGCTTGACTTGCGCTGCTGCGACTCAGCGAGTTCGGCTTCGCCGGTCCATTCATCGGTGATTGGCTCGCCGATCTGGAAGGTCTCGGCCTTCGCGAATAGAGCTTCGACTACAAACTGGTCGAGCCGCGCCATATTGCGCCCGATCCCTGCGCAGCCTCCATTTACCGGCGGAGGACAGATGTAGATCTCCTGCACGTAGCGCGAGCCGTCCTTGCGCTTGTACTTCTCGCCCTTCATTCCCCGCAGCGCTGTCATGCACTTGCTGCATCGCGCGATGCCGGACAGCAATGTCCTCGGCCGCGTTTGAGAGCTCGTTCGTGCGTTCGCCTTCAGCCGTGAATCGATCGCGAGCCAGTCATCAGGGCTGCAGATCGCCCGCCATGCGCCGACGACGGGCTGGCCCTTTGCATCTCTGACGATCTCGCCATTGAGCCTGCGCCACCCGCACAAACGCGGATTGCCGAGGTACTTGCGCATTGCGTCGGGTGTCCATGGGTTGCCTTTGGCTGAGGCAATGCCGGCGTCGCGAAGGTCGCGCACGATGGAGTTCAGCGACAGACCTGCAATGTAGGCCCGGACGGCCTTCTGTGCGAGGGGTGCTTCTGCAGGGTCGAGTGACAGTCGGTCGGGCAGCCAGCCGAAAGGTCGCGTTCCCCCCACGGGTTCGCCGCGCTCGGCCTTCTGGCGATGCTTTCGCTCGAGCCGCTCGGATATGCGCTCTGCCTCGGCCGCATCGACATTGGCCTTGATGCGCGCCACCATGCGTCCGTCCGCGGTGGACAAGTCGTCCTCTCCGCTAACCACAGTCGAGAAGATCACGCCGGTCTCACGATGTAGATCGATGAGGTCCTCGTTCTCACGCGGCCTGCGTGTGAGGCGGCCATTGGAGTAAGCGAGGACGTACTTGAAGCGCCCGGCCCGAACTCCCGCCACCATCTCATCCCAGGCGGGACGTGCTTTTCGACTGCGAGTTGATGCGCTGACGTCGTTGTCGATGAAGAGGGCGTCTTTGGCGATGGACACGCGGAGGCGTATGGCGAGCTTGCGGCAGTCTTCCTCCTGCCGCTTTACGCCGAGGGCGTTTCCTTCGGAGTCGTCAGAGATGCGGCAGTAGATCGCGCCGGGTCGAGTCACCGATGGAGGCACGCACTAAATACTACGTACGAACGACTACTACCACCAGCAGTATCTGGCCAAGAACCCGAACGGCTACTGCGGAATCAAGGGAACAGGCGTCTCCTGCGCGATCGGCTAGGGCGCTGCGAGCGAGCTGTAGCCGGCGCTACCGCGGGGTTCGCGCCGTTGCCGTCTGACGTTGCTAGAGCATCGTCAGACGGCAATCGCGTGTCGATCGGATGAGCGAAGGGTCAGTCCTCGATATATGGGCAGTGGCGACACCCTCGTCCACAGCAGTAGGCGCGGTCGGCAAGGAAGGATGCCGATAGGACGAACAGGCCCGAAGTCGGATCGATATATCCGGCTTCGTTGCGCGCGACCGCGTCGGCGTGAGCGCCGATGATCTCGTCTCGGCCGGGGGTGTCGAGCGCGAGGCGAGAGGGCGCCGGTTCAGTGAGCGGTCGTGCTGCAAGGGGTTGCTGGATCACGGCTATGAACAGTAGGCGCCGCTGATCGGCAGGTCCCAGCCAGCCGAATGCGGTGAGCGACACGCCGACACAACATGTGGTCCCCGAAATCATTGGAGATTCCACATATGGTCGGCGACGCAGCTGGTTCGCCGACCTTTCCAGGGCCGTCGAGGCAACAGGGAACCCGGTGAAAGACCGGGACTGCCCCGCAGCGGTGAGTGGGAACGACCGCCGTCCGCCGGCGCTGGATGAGCAGCGCAGGCGACAGCACTGAGGGAGACCTCGGGAAGCGACGGCTAGTAGGAGGCCCGACAGGGCCGTGCCCGCGAGTCCGAAGACCTGCCAGCGCACCGCACCCGCCGGGTGCGGTGGTCCGAGGTCGCGTGGGACGACCGGCGGGCTGAGGCGGCACCACTCGGGTGCCGCGATAGCGCCGTCGCCCCTCGTATCTCGGATCCGATCGGACCGAGCTCACGAGGAGAGGGCAATGACGGTCACCGAGGACGCACCCGCGATCCGCCGCACCCAGATGCAGGTCCAGAAGCGCAACGGTGATCTGGAGCCGGTCGATGTCAACAAGATCGTGCGCGCGGTCGAACGCTGCGCCGATGGGCTGGTCGACATCGACCCGCTGCGGATCGCGACGAAGACGATCAGTGGCCTGTACGACGGCGCGACCACTGCCGAGTTGGACCGGCTCTCCATCCAGACCGCCGCCGAGATGATCGGTGAGGAGCCCGAGTACTCGATGCTCGCGGCGCGGCTGCTGGCGAGCTACATAGACAAAGAAGTCCGCAACGAGGGCATCGCGTCGTTCAGTCAGTCGATCGCCGTCGGTCATGCCGAGGGCCTTATCGGCGACGAGACCGCGAGGTTCGTCAAGGACAACGCGCGCAAGCTCGACTTCGCGATCGACACCGCCGGCGACCGCCGCTTCGGCTACTTCGGGCTGCGCACGGTCTATGACCGATACCTGCTGCGCCATCCGGTCGGCCGCAAGGTCGTCGAGACGCCGCAGTACTTCATGCTGCGTGTCGCCTGCGGCTTGTCACAGACCCCGGCCGAGGCGATCGACTTCTACAACCTGCTGTCGTCGCTCGCCTACCTGCCGAGTTCACCGACGCTGTTCAACTCCGGTACGTCACACAGCCAGATGTCCTCCTGCTATCTGGTGGACTCGCCGCGCGATGAGCTCGAGTCGATCTATGACCGCTACGCCCAGGTTGCGAAGCTGTCGAAGTTCGCCGGCGGCATCGGGATCTCGTGGTCGCGGGTGCGCTCGCGCGGCGCTCTGATCCGCGGAACGAACGGCCAGTCCAACGGCATCGTACCGTGGCTGCGGACGCTGGACTCCTCAGTCGCCGCGGTCAACCAAGGCGGCCGTCGCAAGGGCGCGGCGTGTGTCTACCTCGAGCCGTGGCACCCGGACATCGAGGAGTTCCTCGAGCTGCGGGACAACACCGGTGAGGACGCCCGTCGTACGCACAACCTCAACCTCGCGAACTGGATCCCGGACGAGTTCATGCGTCGGGTCGAGGCTGACGAACTGTGGTCGCTGATCGACCCCAACGAGGCACCGGAGCTGCCCGACTTGTGGGGCGACGCATTCGATGCGAAGTACCGCGAGCTCGAGGCCGAGGGCCGCTTCGTCAAGCAGGTGAAGGCGCGCGACCTCTACGGGCGGATGATGCGCACGCTCGCGCAAACCGGGAACGGCTGGATGACGTTCAAGGACGCATCCAACCGGACCTGCAACCAGGTCGACCCGGCCGGTGGGCTCGGCTCGCCTGTCGTGCATCTGTCGAACCTGTGTACCGAGATCATCGAGGTCTCGTCGGACACCGAGACCGCGGTGTGCAACCTCGGGTCGATCAACCTCGCAAAGCACGTGACGGCGGACGGCGTTGACTGGGAGAAGCTGCGCGCGACGGTCCGTACGGCAGTGCCGTTCCTCGACCGGGTGATCGACATCAACTACTACCCGAGCGAGGAGGCGGCGCGGTCGAATCCGCGGTGGCGCCCGGTCGGCCTCGGGGTCATGGGACTGCAGGACGTGTTCTTCGCGTTGCGGCTCGCATTCGACTCTGAGGCCGCCGTCGAGCTGTCGACCCGGATCGCGGAGGAGATCTACCTGACGGCGCTCGAGGCGTCTGCGGAGCTGGCGAAGCGATACGGGCCGCACCCGTCGTTCAACGCCACGCGGGCGGCGCGAGGCGAACTTCAGCCAGACCTGTGGGGAGTCACCCCGACGCAGACCGAGCGGTGGGAGTCACTTCGTGCGACCGTGGCCGCGACCGGCTTACGCAACTCGCTGCTCATCGCGATCGCACCGACTGCGACGATCGCCTCGATCGCCGGCTGCTATGAGTGCATAGAGCCACAGGTGTCCAACCTGTTCAAGCGCGAGACACTGTCGGGAGAGTTCCTGCAGGTCAACTCGGCGCTGGTTGCCGAGCTGAAGGGCCTCGGCCTATGGACGCAGGAGATCCGGGACGAGATCAAGAGAGCTGACGGCTCTGTGCAGGGTGTCGAAGCGCTGCCAGCGGAGACCCGGCAGATCTACCGCACCGCGTGGGAGCTTCCGCAACGTGCGCTGATCGACATGGCGGCCGCACGTTCGCCGTACATCGACCAGAGTCAGTCGCTCAACCTGTTCCTGGCGTCGCCGTCGATCGGGAAGCTCTCGTCGATGTACCTCTACGCCTGGAAGAGCGGGCTGAAGACGACTTACTACCTGCGGTCGAGACCGGCCACCCGGATCCAGCAGGCGACGGTGGCCGCAGCGATGCCTGTCGAGTCGCCGGCGGTCGTCGACGTCACCGACGAGGCCGCCGTCGCCTGCTCGCTCGAGAACCCGGAGAGCTGCGAGGCGTGCCAGTGACCGTCGTCGATCTCACCGCCACCGAGCCGCAGGCCGCTTCAGGCGAGCGTCCGAATCTGCTCGACCCCGGATTCCAGCTGACACTACGACCGATGCGCTATCCGCGCTTCTACGACCAGTACCGGGACGCCATCAAGAACACCTGGACGGTCGAAGAGGTCGACCTGCACCACGACCTCCCCGACCTCGGGCGGCTCTCTCCCGCCGAGCAGCATCTGGTCAACCGTCTCGTCGCATTCTTCGCGACCGGCGACACGATCGTCGCGAACAACCTCGTGCTCAATCTGTACCAGCATTTGAACTCACCCGAGGCCCGGCTGTATCTGTCGCGGCAGCTGTTCGAGGAGGCAGTGCACGTCCAGTTCTACTTGACGCTGCTCGACACCTATATCCCCGATGAGCGGCAGCGGCACGAGGCCTTCGCCGCGGTCGAGAACATCCCCTCGATCAAGCGCAAGGCGGACTTCTGCTTCAAGTGGATCGACTCGCTGTCGGAGCTGCACCGGTTGGACACGACCGAGCAGCGCCGGGCGTTCCTTCTCAACCTGATCTGCTTTGCGACCTGCATCGAGGGATTGTTCTTCTACGGCGCCTTCGCGTACGTCTACTTCCTGCGATCGCGCGGCCTGCTCAACGGCCTGGCATCGGGCACTAACTGGGTGTTCCGCGATGAATCGATGCACATGGCCTTCGCCTTCGATGTCGTCGAGACGATCCGGCTGGAGCAGCCGGAACTCTTTGACGACAACTTGGCCGGGTTGGTCACCGAGATGATCGCCGATGCCGTGGAGTGCGAGACGCAATTCGCGGCAGACCTGCTCGGTGGCGGTGTCTCCGGGCTGCCGGTGGCGGACATGCGGCAATACCTCGAGCACGTCGCCGACCGACGTCTGACCCAGCTTGGCATCGCACCGCTCTACAACTCGACGAACCCGTTCGGGTTCATGGAGCTGCAGGACGTACAGGAACTGTCGAACTTCTTCGAGCGCAGGGTCTCGTCGTATCAGACGGGGATCACTGGTCAGGTTGCCTTCGACGACGACTTCTAGCGGCGCTTGTATGGTCCCGAGCCACTGCTTCCGGCCGATCGCTGGACCCACGGTCGCGACTTGCGCCGGGTTGAACTGACACCAGCAGTACTTGGCCAAGAACCCGAACGGCTACTGCGGAATCAAGGGGACCGGGGTCTCCTGCGCGATCGGCTGAGCGACCCACGCGAGTATGAGCCGGGCCTAACCCTCGTTTGACGGTGCCGCCGACTGGTACCGTAATGTGGTACCAGTCGGAGGTGGGCCAGTGGTCATTACTGCCAGTGAGGCGCGCAAGCATCTCTTCCCGCTCATCGAGCAGGTCAACGCGGACAGAACGCCCGTGGAGATCACCTCACGCCGCGGCGACGCCGTGCTGATTTCGCGCGAGGAGTTCGACGCTCTGCAGGAAACAGCTCATCTGCTTCGCGCGCCGAAGAACGCCCGGCGACTCCTCGAGAGCCTCGACCAGGCGGTCTCCGGCGAGCGCGAGGAGCATGAGCTGCAGCGGTGAGGCTGGTCTTCACGCCGCACGGCTGGGAGGACTACCAGCACTGGGTCCAAACCGATCGGACCACTCTCGAGCGGGTCAACAGGTTGATTGACGACGTCCTTCGGGATCCGTTCGCCGGCATCGGAAAACCGGAGCAGCTTCGCCACGTCCTTTCCGGTGCATGGTCGCGCCGGATCACCGAAGAGCATCGGCTCGTGTACCTCGTCGACGGTGACGACGTCGTGATCTTGCAGGCCCGCTACCACTACTGAGAGGTCTCGCAGCAAGAGCCTCCCCTTCGCGCGGCTTTCGCTACTCGACGCGCATCTCGCCGAGCTCGGACCAGTCGCCCTGGTCGAGCATCTGGCTCACGATCCGCGGGGTCTCGGCGAGGTAGCGGGGCAACTCCGCCTGAGCCCTGCGGAAGTGGTCGGACTGGACGTGGGCGGCGCCGGACTCACCGTCGCGGAAGGCCTCGACGAGGACGTACTCATTCGGGTCGTCGAGGCTGCGCGACCAGTCGAACCACATGCACCCGGGTTCGGCGCGAGTTGCCTCGGTGAACGGCTTGGCGATCTCGGGCCAGCGATCAGCCGCTTCGGGACGGATCCGGAACTTCGCGGTGATGAAGATCATGCGCGCCCTTTCACGACTAGCGACCGCTACGGCTTCTGGAGGTGCTTCGACAGACGCGCCACCCGCCAGGGTCGCGGCCCGCCCACGCGAAGCCCACCGCGCAGGCTCTCGACGGTCCCGATCCGGGAGTAGAACATCAGCAAGAGTGTCTCAGCGGGTCCGGTCAGCACCACATCGACCGGTTCGTCGCGGGTCGCTGGGCGGCTGTCGAGCCTGCCACCGGCGAACGCCAGCATCCAGTCGACCGCACCCGCGGTACGCACGAGCACCCGCAGCGTGCCGGTGGCGGTCGGCTCCGCGTAGCCCGGCGTAACCTGCAAGGCGCCGTTCATGATCAGCAGAGCGTCGCGGGAGTCGATCGTCCACGGCCTGCCGAGACCGCGGGCAAGGTCTCGGCCGTGGATCAGGAACTCACCGACGAGGTTGGACAGCCCGCCCGCGGCGTCGATCGTCGTACCGCCATGGAAGGGGAAGCGCTCCCGGAGGTCGACCTCATGCGCGGGGAACTCGCCACGGACCTTGTCCATCTGCGCATCCAGTTGTGCCAGCAGTTCGGTCATGTCGAGGCTTCCGAGTTCGTGAAGCTCGCGGTCGTTGAGTACGTCGACCTCGCGCACTGTGTCGCCGAGCCCGTCGGTGCTCCTGATGTCGCGCTCGGTATAGCGGCGCGCAACGGTCAGGATGTGGCCGACGAGGTCACGCGCTGTCCACGACGAGCCGGCGACGACCGCCTGCGGTCCGACGGCGCGGGCGAGCTCGGTCAGCCGAGCCTGTGCGTGGTCGATGCGGTCCCAGAGCTCCAGGCCATCCGTGGTGATGAATCGTTGATATGCCTGTGCCATTGCGATCTCCCCGTGAGCCGTGAAGTACTGAAATCTTCAGTACTGAAGTTTGCAGTACTATGTGACGGTGAGTGACCGCCTGTCAAGCAGCTCCTACGCCGTGCTGGGGATGTTGGCCATCCGCCCTTGGACGCCGTACGAGCTCACGCAACAGTTCGTGCGAAGCCTCGCCTACTGCTGGCCCGTCTCCGAGCGCCAGCTCTACACCGAACCCGAGAAGCTGGTGGCCGCCGGGTTTGCCACCGCGCGGCCGATCGGCCCGGAACGGCGTGCGCGCCGCGAGTACTCGATCACCGCTGAGGGTCGTGCCGAGCTCGCCAGATGGCTCGGCACGGCTCCTGCACCACCGCGGGTCTTCAGTGAGCCGCTGCTTCGGGTGCTGTTTGCCGACCAGGGCGAGCCCGCCGACCTGCTGCTCGCGCTCACGACGTTGCGAGCGGACATCCGCCAACAGATGCATACCGGTCGCGCCCAGATGCTCGAGTACCTCGACGGACGCGCTCCTTTCCCTGAGCGGACCCACCTGGTGGCCATGTTCGCCGACCTGACGGATCGGATCTTCCGCGTCATCGACGAGTGGAGCGACGAGGCCCTTCACGAGGTGGCGAAGTGGCCGACCACCAACGGGCTCGGGATGACTCGCACCGCGAAGCGCCAGCTGCAAGCGGTCACGCGACCCGTCGACCCCGAAGCGCGGCGATCTTGACGCTTTCGGCCTGATGGCGGCGTCTTCAGGCCGACAACGTCAAGATCACCGGGGAAGGGCCGGGGCGCGGCACACTGCAGTCGTGGCTGCATCGTCGGAACGTGCCGATTCCGTGCTCGACGGCGTGATCGATCCCGAAGCATTGCGCTTCACCGCCGCCGAGGTGTCGGCTCTGACGGGGGTGTCGCCCGCGTCGATGGAGCGGCTCTGGCACGCCGCCGGGTTCGCGTGGCCGTCGCCGACTGAGGTTGCCTTTGCCGACTCGGACGTCGAGATCGTCAAAGCATTCGGCTTCGGCTGTGAGCTCTTCGGCGAAGAGGGTCCGCTCCACTTCACCCGCGCAATGGGCGTCGCGATGGCCCGTGTCGGGCACGCGGCGGTGTCAGTGTTCCTCGTCGGCATGGCCGAGTCGCTGCGTGACACGCAGGAGGCCGATCAACGCGCCGCCTACGAGCTGGCAGGTGAGTCGTTCAACTCGTTGCCGCCGGTCCTGGAGCGGCTGTTCCGCCGGCACGCGAGCCGTGCAGTGGAGCGCTGGCGTCAGCAGCGGGACGCCGGGGAGCGCTACGACGTCCAACGCCTCGCGATCGGGTTCGTTGACCTGGTCGGTTTCACCGCCCAGACCCGCGACCTGTCGCCCACCGACCTGGCGGACCTGATGGTTCGCTTCGAACAAAGCGCCTTCGAGTCGGTGACGGCGGCGGGGGGCGAAGTGGTGAAGCTGATCGGCGACGAGGTGATGTTCGTAGCCGACGACGCCGATTCCGGCTCGCGGGTGGCGTTGGCGTTGACGCAGACGTACGCGAGCAGCGACGTGACCCCGCGAGGCGGTGTGGCCTACGGGGGAGTGCTGGCGCGGGGTGGCGACTTCTATGGGTCAGTCGTCAACCTCGCCGCGCGATTGACTGCGCTCGCCGCTCCGGCGGAGGTGCTCGTCACCGCAGACCTGCGAGACGCCGCGACCTCCGACGAGTTCGGCTTCGAGCCGGCCGGCCAGCCCTTGCTGAAGGGCTTCGTCGAGCCGGTCCCGGCGTACGCGCTTCGCTGGCGTCCGACAAAAAGCGGGTGATCTTGACGCTTTCGGCCTGATGGCGGCGTCTTCAGGCCGACAACGTCAAGATCACCGGGGAATGGTGGGGTAATTGCAGATTCTGCTAATTGGCTAACATCCACCCATGGCCCTATCGACTCCCGAGATCGCGGTCGCGAAGGCCGACATGTTCCGGGCGTTGGCGCATCCGACCCGGATCCGGGTCCTCGAGGTGCTCGTCGACGGGGAGCAGTCCGTGGGCGCGCTGGCAGACATCTTGAACGTCGACCTGCCCCCGCTGTCCCAGCAGCTCGCGGTGCTGCGCAACGCGCACGTCGTCATGACGCGGCGTGAGGGGTCGATGGTGTTCTACCGGGTCGCGGACCCGCGGATGTCGCAGTTGTTGGTGATCGCAAAGCAGCTGTTGGTGATGGAACTACGAACGGGGCAACAAATGCTGGACAGTCTCGAGGCAAATCTCGTCGGGCACGTCACGGACTGACCGTTGGACCCCATCTCCTGCAAGGTCGAGCAACTCCCGACCGCAACAGTGGTGCACGTGTACGGCGAGGTCGACGTCGCCGGCGCGCCAGTCCTGCGTGAGGCCCTGATCTCCGTGCTGGCTGAACCCTGCTCGCATCTGATCGTCGACCTCAGCGGCGTGGACTTCCTCGACAGCACCGGCATCGGCGTCATCGTGGCGGCTCACACTCGCGCCCTCGCGCAGAACGGCCGGTTCTCGGCGGTCGTGACGACGACTGCCGTGCGGAAGGTCCTGCAGATCACCGGACTGCTCCGTGCCTGGCGCGTCACCGGTTCGATCGAGGACGCGCTCAGCGACGTCTGACCGGCGCCGCTGAGCCGGGGGTGCTACGCCGGCAGGACGGTGACCGTGTCGTGCCAGATGCGCGCGCCCGACTCGCGCTTGAACGACCGGCGGGACCGTCCGCGCGGCGCGCTCGGCGCCGACTGGCTCACCGGCTCCCATCGGTCGAAGGCTTGCGCGAGCAGCGGTGAGTCACGGCGGATCTCGAGCTCGTACGCGGCAAGCCCGGCACTGATCTCCAAGGGCTCGTCGTGATTCATGGCAGGAATATCTCCGCGTTTGCGCGCGGGAATGCCGGTCGCCGGCAAGGCAGTCACCAAAGCGTCACCTGAGTGACGGTCCAAACGGGTACGCCGGCGCGAGCGTCAGC from Mycobacteriales bacterium encodes:
- a CDS encoding PadR family transcriptional regulator produces the protein MSDRLSSSSYAVLGMLAIRPWTPYELTQQFVRSLAYCWPVSERQLYTEPEKLVAAGFATARPIGPERRARREYSITAEGRAELARWLGTAPAPPRVFSEPLLRVLFADQGEPADLLLALTTLRADIRQQMHTGRAQMLEYLDGRAPFPERTHLVAMFADLTDRIFRVIDEWSDEALHEVAKWPTTNGLGMTRTAKRQLQAVTRPVDPEARRS
- a CDS encoding adenylate/guanylate cyclase domain-containing protein; translated protein: MAASSERADSVLDGVIDPEALRFTAAEVSALTGVSPASMERLWHAAGFAWPSPTEVAFADSDVEIVKAFGFGCELFGEEGPLHFTRAMGVAMARVGHAAVSVFLVGMAESLRDTQEADQRAAYELAGESFNSLPPVLERLFRRHASRAVERWRQQRDAGERYDVQRLAIGFVDLVGFTAQTRDLSPTDLADLMVRFEQSAFESVTAAGGEVVKLIGDEVMFVADDADSGSRVALALTQTYASSDVTPRGGVAYGGVLARGGDFYGSVVNLAARLTALAAPAEVLVTADLRDAATSDEFGFEPAGQPLLKGFVEPVPAYALRWRPTKSG
- a CDS encoding metalloregulator ArsR/SmtB family transcription factor yields the protein MALSTPEIAVAKADMFRALAHPTRIRVLEVLVDGEQSVGALADILNVDLPPLSQQLAVLRNAHVVMTRREGSMVFYRVADPRMSQLLVIAKQLLVMELRTGQQMLDSLEANLVGHVTD
- a CDS encoding STAS domain-containing protein is translated as MDPISCKVEQLPTATVVHVYGEVDVAGAPVLREALISVLAEPCSHLIVDLSGVDFLDSTGIGVIVAAHTRALAQNGRFSAVVTTTAVRKVLQITGLLRAWRVTGSIEDALSDV